In Rhodamnia argentea isolate NSW1041297 chromosome 11, ASM2092103v1, whole genome shotgun sequence, one genomic interval encodes:
- the LOC125312513 gene encoding uncharacterized protein LOC125312513 → MPKDGIISWNMPDEVDNTDISIMLQEGSRIICNTPDEVSNTSCSTALVTAESTVAEEIPKESLEENVQQPPPPIFSPECNSSECDFSATPQPPTATEEQLTQDLESHFADYEQLEEILWMLNSDS, encoded by the exons ATGCCTAAAGACGGCATCATAAGCTGGAACATGCCCGATGAAGTCGACAACACAGATATCTCTATTATGCTTCAAGAAGGTAGCAGAATTATCTGCAACACACCCGATGAAGTCAGCAACACAAGTTGCTCGACTGCATTAGTAACTGCCGAAAGCACAGTAGCTGAAGAGATTCCGAAG GAATCTTTAGAAGAAAATGTACAGCAACCACCACCGCCCATTTTCTCACCAGAATGCAACTCATCAGAATGTGATTTCTCTGCAACTCCACAGCCACCCACAGCGACCGAGGAGCAATTGACTCAGGATTTGGAGTCTCATTTTGCTGATTATGAACAACTAGAAGAGATATTATGGATGTTGAACTCCGATAGCTAG
- the LOC115727709 gene encoding NAC domain-containing protein 71-like, which yields MEDTIPEVMRPLLPPGFRFHPTDEELLILYLKPKILGQPDESYYNIIPEIDVCKFEPWELPNIVGHIFNSKELFLYCCVKRKYLNSKRPDRTTVAGYWKVTGKERRVMSEDTNEQIGIKKTLVFYTGRVPKGERTNWVMHEYHLNSKCSGNNHGKGEVTIWLSFDCTTRLMLPYVACRIKNKKDRKLKTGHAPTISPEGDSSSPYTCTSQVSDPPVNQEVDYPIFCNTPNNNNEVADNQEVLDAEPEMSRGELMDSISTFQALDDYLPHYDNTSTCQSQAGAEEEWLSFLNFSDNNNENEFDNGYMPSPNRNFGLGWGNV from the exons ATGGAAGACACAATCCCAGAAGTAATGAGACCCCTCCTCCCTCCAGGATTCAGATTCCATCCTACTGATGAGGAGCTTCTGATTCTTTACTTGAAGCCCAAGATTCTCGGACAACCTGACGAATCCTACTACAACATAATCCCGGAGATCGACGTATGCAAGTTCGAACCTTGGGAGTTGCCCAACATTGTTGGTCACATTTTCAACAGTAAGGAACTGTTTCTCTATTGCTGTGTGAAGCGCAAGTACTTGAACAGCAAGCGCCCCGACCGGACGACAGTAGCCGGCTACTGGAAAGTGACCGGCAAGGAACGCCGCGTCATGAGCGAGGACACCAACGAGCAGATAGGAATCAAGAAGACGCTGGTGTTCTACACTGGCCGCGTGCCTAAAGGCGAAAGGACCAACTGGGTCATGCACGAGTATCACCTAAATTCCAAGTGTTCGGGCAATAATCACGGCAAAGGCGAGGTAACAATTTGGCTCTCATTCGATTGCACAACGCGATTG ATGCTGCCTTATGTGGCATGTCGGATCAAGAACAAGAAAGACAGGAAACTGAAGACGGGTCATGCTCCAACAATCAGCCCTGAAGGCGATTCAAGCAGCCCTTACACATGCACTAGCCAAGTGTCAGACCCCCCCGTGAATCAAGAAGTGGACTATCCCATCTTCTGCAACACCCCCAACAACAACAATGAAGTTGCTGACAACCAAGAAGTTCTTGATGCTGAACCTGAG ATGTCACGGGGAGAGTTAATGGACTCGATATCTACATTTCAGGCACTGGATGACTATCTACCGCACTACGACAACACTTCAACCTGTCAGTCACAAGCAGGAGCCGAGGAAGAATGGTTGTCTTTTCTAAATTTCTCAGATAATAACAATGAGAATGAGTTTGACAATGGATACATGCCATCTCCAAATCGCAATTTCGGTTTGGGTTGGGGCAATGTTTAA